The genomic interval ACCGCGAGCGCCGCCGCCACGAGCCGCTCGGCCTCGACCCGCGGGGCCTCGATCCCGGCCAGCTCCAGTTCCCGCCGCACGCCCTGCACGATCTCGCGGCGCGTCGGGCCCGCGGGGCGGCGTCCCTCTCCGCCCGGCGGCGGATCGATCATCCGGCGCCCGCCGCCATCCGCTCTTCCGTCCCGGCGAGCCGCAGCGCCTCGATGACCTCGTCCAGGTCGCCGGCGAGGATCGCCTCCAACCGGTGGCTCGTGAAGTGGATACGGTGGTCCGTCACGCGGTTCTGCGGGAAGTTGTACGTTCGGATCTTCATCGAGCGGTCGCCCGTCCCCACCTGAGTCCGCCGCTCGCGCGCCCGCTCGGCCTCCTGCTCGGCGACGAGCCGGTCGAGCAGCCGGCTCCGCAGCACCTTGAGCGCCCGCGCCTTGTTCTTGTGCTGCGACTTCTCGTCCTGGCATGACACGACGAGCCCGGTCGGCCCGTGCGTGATCCGCACGGCGGAGTCGGTCGTGTTCACGGACTGTCCGCCGGGCCCGGAGGAGCGGAAGACATCGATCTTGAGGTCGGCGGGATCGATCTCGACGTCGACTTCCTCGGCCTCCGGGAGCACGGCCACCGTCGCCGCGGAAGTATGTAGCCGACCCTGGCTCTCGGTTTCGGGCACGCGCTGGACGCGGTGGACGCCGGACTCGTAGCGAAGACGGCCGTAGGCATCGGATCCGCGCACGACGAAGACGATCTCCTTGACCCCCCCGAGCGCGCCCTCGCTCGTACTGATGAGTTCCACGGCCCAGCCGGAATCCTGGGCGAAGCGCGCGTACATCCGGTACAGGTCCGCCGCGAAGAGCGCGGCTTCGTCGCCGCCCGTCCCGGCGCGGATCTCCACCACGGCGGGCCGGTCATCCAGCGGGTCCTTCGGCACCAGGAGCCGGCGGAGTTCTTCCCGCGCCCCTTCCCGTTCGGCCTCGAGTTCGGCGACCTCGGCCGCGGCCATTTCGGCCAGCTCGCCATCGGACTCCGCCGCGACCTCGCGCGCCTGACGCAGGTCGTCGAGGAGCTTGAAGTGGCGCTCCGCGGCGCGCGCCAGCGGCTCCAGCGCCGAGTGTTCGCGCGCCGCGTCCCGCAGGAGGGCCATGTCCGACAGCACCTCCGGCTCCGCCATCCGGCGCGCCAGCGCCTCGTACCGCTCGGCGGCTTCGCGCAGGCGACCCTCGAGCGTGTCCCGATCCGACATCATTCGTTCCCCATATGAAAACGGGGTCCCCGAGGAACCCCGTCTCTTGCGGTGCAGTGTCGAGTGCCGGACGCCTCCGGCTCAGGCATCCGCCACCACTGCCTCCTCCTCGGCCGCCTCTTCCGGCTCCGTCTTTTCATCCTTGCCGCCGCGGGCGTTCCGATCACCGTACTTGGCGATGAACCGCTCCACGCGGCCCGCCGTGTCGACGAGCTTCTGCCGCCCCGTGAAGAAGGGGTGGCAGTGCGAACAGATCTCCACGTGAATCTCGCCCACCGTCGAGGCGGTCTCCGTCTCCCGGCCGCACGCACAGGTGATCTTCGCGGGTGCGTACTCCGGATGTATGCCTGCCTTCATGTCTTCCCCACACGCTGGTTGCCTGCCTCCCGGCGGAGGCGTCCGCGGAACAGCCGTATAATCTAGCCGGAGCGGCGCAGCCACTGCAAATGTCCCCGCACATCGCCGCCGTGCCCGCGGAATCGTGCGCCGGGCGCCGGGCCGAGGTAGACTCTCCGTCATGACCTACGACGCGTTGATCGTCCTTCTCGACTTCCACTACTGGGCCCGCGACGGTACGCTGGACGCCGTCGAGCGCATCACGCCCGGAGAGTTCCGCCGAGACCTGGGGAGCAGCTTCCGCTCCATCCGCGACACCCTCGCCCACGTCGTATCGGCCGAATGGGTCTGGTGTTCACGTTGGCGGGGACACTTTCCGACGCAGCATCTGCCCGCCGACGACTTCGAGACGGCGGCCGACATTCGCGCACGCTGGATGGAGGAAGAGACGCGCGTCCGCCACTTCGTCACGGAACTCGGCCCCGAGGACATCCACCGCGTGGTGGATTACCGGTTCTTCGATGGCGAACCGATGCGCGCCGTTTTCTGGCACATGCTGCAGCATGTCGTCAACCACGCCACCTACCACCGCGGGCAGGTGACAACGATGCTCCGCCAGCTCGGCGCCGACCCGCCCCGGAACCAGGGTCTCATCGGCTTCTATCTCGAGCAGACCTAGTTCGGCGTCAACATTATGCGGTCGGCGACGGCGGCCTCCACCCGCTCGCGGGAATAGTAGAGCGGGAAGAAGCGGTCCTTCGCCCAGCCCTCGAACAGGTTGCGGTACATGGGATCGTCCGGGTCTCCGCCCTGCCCCGGCGTGTTCGTGAACACGGCCGTGTCCCAGTCCCCCGCCTCCGCGATGATCCGGAAGGACGGGCCCGAGGTCTGGTTGTCGCCGCCTCCCGTCTGGTTCACGGTGAAACCGTTGCCTCCGCGCGGGAGCGGTCCCACCTCGAGGCGGGCCCGCATCTCGGCGTTCACGATCCCGGACAGCGGGTGCCGGAAGCGGGCGTGCTTGAAGCGCACGTCGCCGTACCGCCAGGGGTCGCCGCCGAAGCGA from Candidatus Palauibacter australiensis carries:
- the prfA gene encoding peptide chain release factor 1; protein product: MMSDRDTLEGRLREAAERYEALARRMAEPEVLSDMALLRDAAREHSALEPLARAAERHFKLLDDLRQAREVAAESDGELAEMAAAEVAELEAEREGAREELRRLLVPKDPLDDRPAVVEIRAGTGGDEAALFAADLYRMYARFAQDSGWAVELISTSEGALGGVKEIVFVVRGSDAYGRLRYESGVHRVQRVPETESQGRLHTSAATVAVLPEAEEVDVEIDPADLKIDVFRSSGPGGQSVNTTDSAVRITHGPTGLVVSCQDEKSQHKNKARALKVLRSRLLDRLVAEQEAERARERRTQVGTGDRSMKIRTYNFPQNRVTDHRIHFTSHRLEAILAGDLDEVIEALRLAGTEERMAAGAG
- a CDS encoding DinB family protein, encoding MTYDALIVLLDFHYWARDGTLDAVERITPGEFRRDLGSSFRSIRDTLAHVVSAEWVWCSRWRGHFPTQHLPADDFETAADIRARWMEEETRVRHFVTELGPEDIHRVVDYRFFDGEPMRAVFWHMLQHVVNHATYHRGQVTTMLRQLGADPPRNQGLIGFYLEQT
- the rpmE gene encoding 50S ribosomal protein L31, with amino-acid sequence MKAGIHPEYAPAKITCACGRETETASTVGEIHVEICSHCHPFFTGRQKLVDTAGRVERFIAKYGDRNARGGKDEKTEPEEAAEEEAVVADA